Genomic window (Granulicella arctica):
CGCCGAAGGAAACGCGCTTTTTCCCATTGGCTGAAATTAAACGCGGGCAGATGGGTGTAGCGTACACGGTGTTCGAGGGGGTGCTGCCAGAGCCGATGCAGGTGGAGATCCTAGGCGTGCTGAAGGACTCGCTGGGGCCTGGGCGTGACATGATCCTGGCCCGCCTGCATGGCACGAAGCCGGAATACACGGGCGTAGTAGCGGGGATGAGCGGCAGTCCGGTGTATATCGACGGCAGGCTGGTGGGTGCTCTAAGTTACCGGATAGGGCAGTTCAGCAAGGAACCGATAGCCGGAATAACACCCATCGCGGAGATGCTCGATGTACGCGATATACCGGCGGGACCGCGGCCAAAGGTGGATGGCCAGCCCGAGATGCAGGCGATGGAGACCCCGCTGATGTTTTCGGGCTTTAGCCAGCAGACGGTGGATCTATTCGGGGACCGGTTCCGGGCTTTGGGGCTGACGCCGGTGGCAGGGCTTGGTGGAGCGGACGCTGAGACGAAGCAACCGGAGCCGCTTATTCCTGGATCAGCGGTAAGCGCGATCCTGGTACGCGGAGATCTCTCGGTCTCGGGGACGTGTACCGTCACGTACGTTGACACGACACGGCTGCTGGCCTGCGGTCATCCGATTACCCAGAATGGGCCGGTCTCGATGCCGATGACCAAGGCGACCGTTGTAGCGACGCTGCCTTCCCCAATGAATGCCTTCAAGATCGTCAATACGACGGAGACGGTAGGTTCATTTACGGAGGACCGTGCCTCGGCGATCCTCGGCCGATTCGGTATAGCAGCGCGAATGATCCCCGCTGTGGTCGAGGTCGTGAACGCCGGGAGCACGAAGGTCTTCCACTTCGAGGTGCTGGACGACAGGCAATTGACACCGTCGGCCATGTTGAGTTCGGTCTACCAGACGATGCAGGGTACGAACGCCGCTGCGGCCGAGCAGAGCTACCTGTTGACGGGGGAACTTACTGTAGCTGGACAGCCGGGCGTGAGGCTGCTCGGCATGATGGCTCCAACTGGCCAGAATACCGGTGCGATCACAACGGCGCTCTATATCAACGACCGGTTCAGCAAGATCTACGAAAATGCAGTTAATCAGCCGGTAGTGACGGGACTGAAGCTGCGGTTGGAGGTCCAGCCAGCGCGGCGAACAGCGGTCGTAGAAGCGGCACGGCTGAGCAAGGTAGAGGCTCGCGCCGGTGAGACGATTGAGGTCGAGGTGACCCTGCACCCCTACCAGGCGGCGGCCAGGGTGGTTCGGGTGCCTATAACGCTTCCTGCAAGTCTCGCATCGGGGACGCTGCGCGTGGTGGTGAGCGACGGCGCAAGCCTGGACAAACTTATGACGGGGAATGGAGTGTCGAGTCATGCTGTCGGACTGGCTGACACCGTGGCAGGCATGAATCGGATGCACGAGAACGATCGCGTCTACGTGACGCTGCTGGCCCATACAGCGCAGGCGGTACTGGAGACGAGGGCGCTTCCGGAGATTCCACTTTCGATGGCGAACGTGCTCGAACCCTTGAAAAATGATGCAGGGATGCAGCTTACGGGGGAGAGTGCTGTGGAGCTTGGATCGGCAGAAGCCGGCTACGCGGTTACGGGATCGCACGTACTGCGGCTTCTTGTGAGGTAGCGACAGACAGATTGCGCAAATTGATGACTTGTGCAGGTACGAAAGTGCCTAAAGTGCTGGGGATTCTTCTGCAAAACTGTTTCTTAAGGTGTTGTAGCATCAGAGAGTTCGTGGGCGGTCTCGGCCGCACGCCAAGAGGGAAAGACTTCAATGAATGAAATTCATGGTTTAGCCGTGCACGCGGCCGGTGCACAGTTGCTGGCGTACAAATATGATGCTGGAGAGTTGAAGCCGAATGAGGTGGAGGTACGCATCTCGCACTGCGGCGTTTGCTTCAGCGATATCCACCTGATCGACAACGACTGGGGCATTAGCAAGTATCCCTTTATTCCCGGCCATGAGATTGTCGGGACAGTAACGGCAGTAGGTTCCAGTGTGACGGATCGTGCAGCAGGCGAACGCGTTGGCATTGGCTGGCAGGCCGATAGCTGTGGCGTTTGCGAGTGGTGCCGCCAGGGCGATGAGCACCTGTGCGCAAAAGCACAGCCAACCTGTGTGGGCCGGAATGGCGGCTACGCGGACAGCGTACGAGTGAACGCGAAGTTCGCTATTCCTGTGCCGAAGGTCCTTGAGAGTGAGAATGTAGCCCCGCTTCTTTGCGCCGGAATCACGGTGTACAGCCCGTTGCGCAACCACGGTATTCGTCCTTCATCGCGTGTGGGAATCATCGGGATCGGTGGTCTGGGACACATCGGATTGCAGTTTGCGAAAGCATTTGGCGCTGAAGTGACCGCATTCTCGACCTCGAAGGATAAAGAGGAAGAGGCAAAGACGCTGGGCGCTCATCACTTCGTCAACACCCGTGACACGGGCGCACTGAAGAAGATCGCAGGCTCGTTTGACTTCCTGCTCTCGACCGTAAGTGCCGATCAAGATTGGCAGGCGTATGTGAATGCCCTTCGCCCCAAGGGAACGATCTGTGTGGTGGGTGCTGCACCTTCGCCGTTGCAGATCCAGGCGTTCTCGCTCATCAGCGGACAGAAAGCAATCTCAGGTAGCCCGACCGGCAGTCCGCGCGACCTGCACGAGATGCTTGATGTTGCAGCGCGACACAACGTAAAGGCCATTACGGAGAAGTTTGCGATGGCGAAGGCAAACGATGCGGTCGCCAAGGTGAAGAAGAACCAGGTTCGGTATCGCGCGGTGCTGGCAAATTAGTTAGGTTTGAACCAGTTAGAGAATGGGCGGTAGCTTCGGCTGCTGCCCATCGTTTTTGGGAGTCGTCCATTAGACTCAAAAGACGATGGTGCGAAGGTTTTTTACTGGATTGACGATGCTGGCGGGGCTGGCATGCGGGGCGATGGCGCAGGGTACAAAGCTGTGGAGCGTCGACCGGTACGAGGACCTCGCGAAGGGAACGTCCGAGGGCGTCGCAATCCGCAGCGATGGCAGGCTTGAAGCAGGACCCGCGACGTCGCTACTCGCCGCGACAGGTGGAAACTACGTCTGGTCGCTGACCGCGGATGCTGCAGGCAATGGCTATGCGGGCGTAGGCGGGACATCTGCTGGATCGGCTGCCGTGCTGAAGATTGGTCAGGACGGAAAGACGAGCAGGATCTTTGAAGGAAAAGAACTGGGTGTTCAGTCGGTACGCGTGCTGACGGATGGCACGGTAGTCGCTGCCACCTCTCCGGATGGAAAGGTGTATCGAATCCCGGCTGGCGGTGGCGCCGCGACAGTGCTGTTCGATGCGGCGACCACGGCAGAGAAGCCGAAGTATCTATGGGACACCGCGGAGATTGGCGACTCGCTCTTCATCGCAACGGGTGCGCCTGCCGCGGTCTATCGGGTGCCGGTTAGAGGCGGAACGGCCGAACTACTTTTCCGGACGACAGATCAACACATTCGCTGCCTGATGGTGGCCAGGGATGGGGTGCTCTGGGCGGGCTCCGATGGGGCAGGTGTGATCTACCGGATCGCGACAACAGCGCGGGACGCGAAGCCGTTTGCCGTCTACGCTGCGCCCAAGCGAGAGATTACAGCGTTGGCGATGGACGCGGCGGGTGTCGTCTACGCGGCAGGGGTGGGAGCGAAGGGGCCGACTTCGCTGGCTCCGCTGCCAGTAACGGGCAACGTTGGGGTAAGCCTCACCATCCTGCAGCCTGGGTCGGCCAGCGCTGCGAGCGCGAACACGGTGATTCCTGAAGGCTCCGAGGTCTACAGGATCGGCCTGGATGGTGCTCCTTCGAAACTGCTCGCGCTGAAGGATGACGTTGTCTATGGGCTGGCGTTCCGAGGAGAGGCTCTGCTGGCGGCCACCGGAAATCGTGGCCGTGTGTACAGGGTAGACACCCAGGTGCCGGGACGGTTCACCGACGTGGCACACCTCGAAGCATCGCAGGGAATGGCGTTTGCTGCGGTAAAAGACGGATTGCTGGTGGGCACAAGCAATAGCGGGAAGGTCTTCAAGCTGCGGGATCGCCTGACCTCTCCTGCGGTGTACACGAGCGCGGTCTTCGATGCGCAGGGATTCTCACAATGGGGCCGCGCCGAGGTGCGATCCGAAGTGCCGGCAGCATTCGATTTGTATGCGCGGAGCGGCAATGTCGAAAGCCCGCTGATGGGCTGGAGTGAGTGGATGAAGGTTGCGCCGGGAGCAGCGTCGATCGGCGTACCTCCTGCACGCTTTGTACAGTGGCGAACAGTTGTTCGTGAGGGCGGAACGATTGGTGCAGTCGCTCTGAATTACCTGCAGGCTAACACCGCACCTGTGGTCGACGAGATTGCTGTACAACCGGGGACGCGTGTGGCCGTGGGTACGGGATCGGCTCCGGCAACGACGATGCAGATCAGCTTTCCGGCTCAAAACTCCTCGACGCCTGTACTGACGTTCCCTATCGAAAGCGGCACAGGACCACTGACCGCACAAAAGGACAAGACCGGCGTGACGGTTCGCTGGGCAGCGCACGATGACAATGGGGACGACCTGATGTTCGCCGTCTTCTACAAGGGTGTAGGAGAAGCGAACTGGCACCTGCTAAAAGACCGCATCTCCGACCGGTTCTACAGCTTCGACGCTTCCCTGCTGCCTGACGGAAGCTACACGCTGAAGGTCGAAGCGAGCGACGCGCCGGTCCATACGGATGCCGCATCGCTGAAGAGCGAGAAGGTAAGCGACGTGTTTGTTGTAGATACGACGCCGCCGATGCCGGGCGCGTTTGCAGCGACAGTAGAAGGGACGAAGGTGCGCGTCAGGCTCGAGGTTCACGATGCTACCTCACCCATCGCCCATGCCGAATACTCGATCGACGCCGGACCGTGGCAGTACGTCGAGCCGGTCGGGAAGGTGTCCGATGCAATGACCGAGCGGTACGATTTTCTAGCCGCGATTCCAAATACAACGGCGACTGTTACAGACGCGAAGGAACACCTGGTCGCTGTGCGCGTGTATGACCGGTATGAGAACGTCGTTTCTGTGAAGACGGTCCTGAGATGATGGCTGCGCTACGGTCGTGGTTTCCGAAGTACCGGCAGGATCTGCTTCTGCTGGTCGTCGACCTTGTAGGAACATCTGTGTTCGCAGTCGAGGGTGCGATGACAGCGATTCGGGCGGACCTCGACCTGCTGGGGCTGCTGGTTCTCTCATTTGCCACGGCGCTCGGCGGTGGCGTGATCCGCGATGTGCTGATCGGTGCCGTGCCCCCGAACAGTATTCGCGACTGGAGGTATGCTGCGACGGCGCTCACGGGTGGCGGTGCCGTGTTCTTCTTCTACCAGTACGTGCAGCAGGTACCGACCGGGCTGATGGTCACGCTGGATGCGGCTGGGCTTGGGCTGTTTGCCGTGGCCGGTGCTGGCAAAGCGCTGGAGTACGGGATTCATCCCCTGCTCGCGATCGTCATGGGAGCGATCACAGGCGTGGGCGGTGGCACGGTGCGGGACGTACTGTTAGCGCGCGTTCCAGGGGTGTTGAACTCGGATGTGTACGCTTCAGCAGCGCTCGCTGGTGCGATCGT
Coding sequences:
- a CDS encoding SpoIVB peptidase S55 domain-containing protein, coding for MPVGVAILWTFVSAATSSGAQSPNDGPPKETRFFPLAEIKRGQMGVAYTVFEGVLPEPMQVEILGVLKDSLGPGRDMILARLHGTKPEYTGVVAGMSGSPVYIDGRLVGALSYRIGQFSKEPIAGITPIAEMLDVRDIPAGPRPKVDGQPEMQAMETPLMFSGFSQQTVDLFGDRFRALGLTPVAGLGGADAETKQPEPLIPGSAVSAILVRGDLSVSGTCTVTYVDTTRLLACGHPITQNGPVSMPMTKATVVATLPSPMNAFKIVNTTETVGSFTEDRASAILGRFGIAARMIPAVVEVVNAGSTKVFHFEVLDDRQLTPSAMLSSVYQTMQGTNAAAAEQSYLLTGELTVAGQPGVRLLGMMAPTGQNTGAITTALYINDRFSKIYENAVNQPVVTGLKLRLEVQPARRTAVVEAARLSKVEARAGETIEVEVTLHPYQAAARVVRVPITLPASLASGTLRVVVSDGASLDKLMTGNGVSSHAVGLADTVAGMNRMHENDRVYVTLLAHTAQAVLETRALPEIPLSMANVLEPLKNDAGMQLTGESAVELGSAEAGYAVTGSHVLRLLVR
- a CDS encoding NAD(P)-dependent alcohol dehydrogenase, giving the protein MNEIHGLAVHAAGAQLLAYKYDAGELKPNEVEVRISHCGVCFSDIHLIDNDWGISKYPFIPGHEIVGTVTAVGSSVTDRAAGERVGIGWQADSCGVCEWCRQGDEHLCAKAQPTCVGRNGGYADSVRVNAKFAIPVPKVLESENVAPLLCAGITVYSPLRNHGIRPSSRVGIIGIGGLGHIGLQFAKAFGAEVTAFSTSKDKEEEAKTLGAHHFVNTRDTGALKKIAGSFDFLLSTVSADQDWQAYVNALRPKGTICVVGAAPSPLQIQAFSLISGQKAISGSPTGSPRDLHEMLDVAARHNVKAITEKFAMAKANDAVAKVKKNQVRYRAVLAN
- a CDS encoding trimeric intracellular cation channel family protein — encoded protein: MMAALRSWFPKYRQDLLLLVVDLVGTSVFAVEGAMTAIRADLDLLGLLVLSFATALGGGVIRDVLIGAVPPNSIRDWRYAATALTGGGAVFFFYQYVQQVPTGLMVTLDAAGLGLFAVAGAGKALEYGIHPLLAIVMGAITGVGGGTVRDVLLARVPGVLNSDVYASAALAGAIVMVLMMKVKLPRGLAMSAGGSVCFALRLIAVSRHWNLPRVMAH
- a CDS encoding fibronectin type III domain-containing protein, whose product is MVRRFFTGLTMLAGLACGAMAQGTKLWSVDRYEDLAKGTSEGVAIRSDGRLEAGPATSLLAATGGNYVWSLTADAAGNGYAGVGGTSAGSAAVLKIGQDGKTSRIFEGKELGVQSVRVLTDGTVVAATSPDGKVYRIPAGGGAATVLFDAATTAEKPKYLWDTAEIGDSLFIATGAPAAVYRVPVRGGTAELLFRTTDQHIRCLMVARDGVLWAGSDGAGVIYRIATTARDAKPFAVYAAPKREITALAMDAAGVVYAAGVGAKGPTSLAPLPVTGNVGVSLTILQPGSASAASANTVIPEGSEVYRIGLDGAPSKLLALKDDVVYGLAFRGEALLAATGNRGRVYRVDTQVPGRFTDVAHLEASQGMAFAAVKDGLLVGTSNSGKVFKLRDRLTSPAVYTSAVFDAQGFSQWGRAEVRSEVPAAFDLYARSGNVESPLMGWSEWMKVAPGAASIGVPPARFVQWRTVVREGGTIGAVALNYLQANTAPVVDEIAVQPGTRVAVGTGSAPATTMQISFPAQNSSTPVLTFPIESGTGPLTAQKDKTGVTVRWAAHDDNGDDLMFAVFYKGVGEANWHLLKDRISDRFYSFDASLLPDGSYTLKVEASDAPVHTDAASLKSEKVSDVFVVDTTPPMPGAFAATVEGTKVRVRLEVHDATSPIAHAEYSIDAGPWQYVEPVGKVSDAMTERYDFLAAIPNTTATVTDAKEHLVAVRVYDRYENVVSVKTVLR